The Drosophila mauritiana strain mau12 chromosome 2R, ASM438214v1, whole genome shotgun sequence genome has a segment encoding these proteins:
- the LOC117138551 gene encoding little elongation complex subunit 1 yields MSLDEFSDFNIDQLLGPSAPLQDSLVAPYKQVSLPRRNQDVCAKRSRLAERIAQNDELIRQVKQLQAQNKQLADLQRTAQEVTDLYQKEKQQRIELEKRGKQIGERCGQLEKELDAQVGNCENLQEKLQVRGLPVDAKDVLSILMQFSQRLGDDCGLLRRDQNIMKKLREHCRTIDVSVPSPKSPNPRSKRKAHQPGVNQSTQTDEKPSDPKPALCSVAVQVEGLIETRNQATQHKNTTTTRGTTTASFIKHHDVGTCFPEPKPLPNIRQILDEMLSWRDDVVIEPMSPLSDLQQELELEDVPAKASVATCTTLYDIHREIDFVADLSTQIKVSASRPPSRTMLDSVKEEARSSRDLAKELFNFLPQNQSCLTNLPPQAFEELWQVFGQMVLALLQRRSNPSVATPPSVSQADFTKWLYEIYEGTENQTDQTSSGSTSKRDFATSTECMDTGTDPIIQSPNISQEGHVTPIRLPSKPKERKRKSKKRKAAATPKPIAKRNCLEMETNNELEVEHEQTPETAIQFLRNLETFNMANCDNLEMELDEEELYLLQLTSNAKQKENKGNVKAQAPGDLESPAQTSKFPKSENKDINHLPAVQKKTDSSLKRYDEEQYFFLDYFEELKHNKTIKENIGGLTELPPNIDISANPVSVAEDRIDFLSKPSENKVNTSEDTDSHLDNSVSNLDSGSMCLFGSDSDVESESCVEQMALELSDSDDTFDNSEEDCRSADEQSNTKNLTNSFLFGSESESDESEERALEADDLTEAEAKLEEKESEQKSLEVEADFVTITQPVEKLDLENAQPTSTSTCPRPKATDESEDEHGLVIDEEIFIRQPEEPPSNVPLAAKRRRTQSELKTLSPPGEVRLTRQRAKQLLDEQKSGPEKGLPLVEQIRRQLKQAINKSEPLKKDSKHDFKPLEHEELKARHPGKHLEPLKLSCSISEESPASPTASEPMDELDPPPIEIPLEQAACTREDDQHKSIVQHVLKMDTGLDKLGEANRKTLGKSQPQLCASIGKYLRENMQLESTCSDLAMEIYKVTKSEAVIVNALIAVICKIGVDDGPVERLLNALKYLNFAQRFLAELEERLFRNTKERPAAELALNYVRLYLKAAALQATMSAGYKNPARLLLAKILYHFDRDMPPLVMEVLRQFPTALPHREQREYDNSDALITVIKHLLMNRQYDMQDPNGAERLLLSKLRFEYHFQPFEPSKQQVLENLVGKLKAGREEELGYAFALFCRRSPHLKVVESVVGEHLMPLATSYCDLAAQNESYDARLGLLLHCISLVLKPLPLDTDISAFVGFLKRLLVAVPRSGVQLAAVQASLRLQRFGFKYTLDALKDYRPNYELDPLTRAMIRCFAKRRRHFRHVAATGRRPEI; encoded by the exons ATGAGTTTAGACGAGTTTTCCGACTTCAATATAGATCAGCTTCTGGGCCCAAGCGCACCGCTGCAAGATTCTCTGGTGGCACCGTACAAGCAGGTGTCGCTGCCCAGGAGGAACCAGGATGTGTGCGCCAAGCGAAGCCGGCTGGCCGAGCGGATAGCCCAGAACGACGAGCTGATCCGCCAGGTGAAACAGCTGCAGGCTCAAAATAAACAGCTGGCCGACCTGCAGCGCACCGCCCAAGAAGTCACGGATCTGTACCAGAAGGAGAAGCAACAGAGGATCGAGCTGGAGAAGCGAGGCAAGCAGATCGGCGAGCGATGCGGACAGCTGGAAAAGGAGCTGGATGCACAGGTTGGAAACTGCGAGAATCTGCAGGAGAAGCTGCAGGTGCGGGGACTGCCCGTGGATGCCAAGGATGTGCTGTCCATACTCATGCAGTTCTCCCAGCGGCTGGGCGATGATTGTGGACTTTTGCGGCGGGATCAGAACATCATGAAGAAGCTAAGGGAGCACTGCAGGACTATAGACGTAAGCGTGCCCTCCCCAAAGAGCCCGAATCCGCGTAGCAAACGGAAAGCCCATCAGCCCGGAGTCAACCAATCCACGCAAACCGACGAGAAACCCTCTGACCCCAAGCCTGCGCTTTGTTCTGTTGCTGTGCAGGTGGAGGGTCTGATAGAGACGCGCAACCAGGCCACGCAACACAagaacaccaccaccacccggGGAACCACTACAGCCTCCTTCATCAAGCACCACGATGTGGGCACATGCTTTCCCGAACCGAAGCCCCTGCCAAATATACGGCAGATACTTGATGAAATGCTATCGTGGCGGGATGATGTTGTAATTGAGCCCATGAGTCCGCTGAGCGATTTGCAGCAGGAGTTGGAGCTGGAGGACGTACCGGCCAAAGCCAGTGTGGCCACCTGCACCACTCTGTATGATATACACCGCGAGATCGATTTCGTTGCCGACCTGTCGACACAAATCAAGGTGTCCGCCTCGAGGCCGCCCTCACGAACAATGCTGGATAGTGTGAAGGAGGAGGCCAGGTCCTCCAGGGATCTCGCAAAGGAGCTGTTCAACTTTCTACCTCAAAACCAAAGCTGCCTGACCAATCTGCCGCCGCAGGCCTTCGAGGAGCTGTGGCAGGTCTTTGGCCAAATGGTGCTAGCCCTGCTGCAGAGGCGCTCCAATCCGTCAGTGGCCACGCCACCAAGCGTCAGCCAGGCGGATTTTACCAAATGGTTGTATGAAATCTATGAGGGCACGGAGAACCAAACGGATCAGACCTCCAGCGGAAGCACCAGCAAGAGAG ATTTCGCCACCAGCACAGAGTGCATGGATACTGGAACGGATCCCATTATCCAGTCGCCCAACATCAGCCAAGAAGGACATGTCACTCCAATTCGCCTGCCCTCCAAGCCCAAAGAACGAAAGCGAAAGTCCAAGAAGCGCAAAGCGGCTGCTACACCGAAGCCGATAGCCAAGCGAAACTGTCTGGAGATGGAGACAAACAATGAATTAGAAGTAGAGCACGAACAAACGCCAGAAACGGCAATCCAATTCTTAAGGAATTTGGAAACTTTCAACATGGCCAACTGTGATAATCTCGAGATGGAACTGGATGAGGAAGAACTTTATTTGCTTCAGTTGACGTCCAACGCGAAACAGAAAGAAAATAAAGGAAATGTTAAGGCTCAGGCTCCTGGCGACTTGGAAAGCCCTGCGCAGACTTCTAAGTTCCCGAAATCAGAAAATAAGGATATAAATCATTTGCCTGCGGTCCAGAAAAAGACAGATTCTTCTTTGAAAAGATATGACGAGGAACAATACTTCTTTTTGGACTATTTTGAAGAGCTGAAGCATAATAAAACGATAAAAGAAAACATTGGCGGTCTGACAGAATTGCCTCCAAATATAGATATTTCAGCGAATCCAGTTTCAGTGGCAGAGGATAGAATAGACTTCTTAAGTAAACCAAGCGAAAATAAGGTGAATACTTCAGAAGACACCGATTCACACTTGGATAATAGTGTCTCAAATTTAGATAGCGGCTCAATGTGCCTATTCGGCAGTGATTCAGATGTGGAATCCGAATCCTGTGTAGAGCAGATGGCTCTCGAGCTAAGTGATTCGGATGACACTTTTGATAATAGCGAAGAGGATTGCAGATCCGCGGATGAGCAAAGCAACACCAAAAACCTGACAAATAGTTTCTTGTTCGGCAGCGAATCAGAATCGGATGAAAGCGAGGAGCGTGCGTTGGAAGCGGATGATCTTACTGAAGCGGAAGCAAAGCTGGAAGAGAAGGAATCAGAACAGAAGTCATTAGAAGTTGAAGCAGATTTCGTAACCATAACGCAGCCTGTTGAGAAACTGGATCTAGAGAACGCGCAGCCCACAAGTACAAGTACGTGTCCCAGGCCAAAGGCAACGGATGAATCCGAGGACGAGCACGGTCTAGTTATCGACGAAGAAATCTTCATTAGGCAGCCTGAGGAACCACCTTCAAATGTTCCGTTAGCCGCAAAACGAAGGAGAACGCAAAGTGAGCTGAAAACTTTGTCGCCCCCAGGCGAAGTTCGTTTGACTCGTCAGAGAGCGAAACAACTGCTCGACGAACAGAAATCCGGGCCAGAAAAGGGTCTTCCGCTCGTAGAACAAATAAGGAGACAGCTTAAACAAGCAATTAATAAATCGGAACCTTTAAAAAAGGATTCGAAGCATGATTTTAAACCATTAGAGCATGAAGAGCTGAAAGCAAGGCATCCAGGTAAACATCTTGAGCCTTTAAAGCTGTCCTGTTCAATAAGCGAGGAGTCACCTGCTTCGCCTACAGCTTCCGAGCCAATGGACGAGCTTGACCCTCCGCCCATAGAAATCCCTCTAGAGCAAGCTGCTTGCACCCGGGAAGATGACCAACACAAGTCGATCGTACAACATGTTCTTAAGATGGACACGGGTCTGGATAAGCTTGGGGAGGCGAATAGAAAAACTTTGGGCAAGTCCCAACCGCAATTGTGTGCCTCAATAGGCAAATATCTGCGGGAGAACATGCAGCTGGAATCCACGTGCAGTGACTTGGCCATGGAGATCTACAAGGTGACTAAGAGTGAGGCTGTAATCGTGAATGCTCTGATTGCAGTAATCTGCAAGATCGGCGTAGATGACGGTCCAGTGGAACGCCTGCTGAATGCCTTGAAGTATTTGAACTTCGCGCAGAGATTTTTGGCTGAGCTAGAGGAGCGTCTGTTCCGCAACACCAAGGAGCGACCTGCCGCTGAGCTGGCCCTCAACTACGTGCGGCTCTACTTGAAGGCAGCAGCTCTGCAGGCGACCATGTCAGCAGGGTATAAGAATCCGGCGAGGCTACTGTTGGCCAAAATTCTGTATCACTTCGACCGCGATATGCCGCCGCTGGTGATGGAGGTGCTGCGTCAATTTCCCACCGCGCTTCCCCACCGCGAACAGCGGGAGTACGACAATTCGGATGCCCTGATCACGGTGATCAAGCACCTGTTGATGAACCGGCAGTACGACATGCAGGATCCCAACGGCGCCGAGCGACTGCTGCTGTCCAAGCTGCGCTTTGAATACCACTTCCAGCCCTTTGAGCCCAGCAAACAGCAGGTGCTGGAGAACCTGGTGGGGAAGCTGAAGGCCGGCCGTGAGGAGGAGCTGGGCTACGCCTTTGCGCTCTTTTGCCGCCGCTCACCGCATCTCAAGGTCGTAGAGAGCGTAGTGGGGGAACACCTAATGCCGCTCGCCACCAGTTACTGTGATCTCGCTGCTCAAAACGAGTCGTACGACGCCCGGCTTGGGCTTCTGCTTCACTGCATCTCTTTGGTCCTGAAGCCACTGCCCCTGGATACTGATATCTCCGCCTTCGTGGGCTTCCTGAAGCGCCTTCTCGTGGCAGTGCCACGATCCGGAGTTCAACTGGCGGCCGTGCAGGCCAGCCTACGTCTGCAGAGGTTCGGATTCAAGTACACTCTGGATGCCCTGAAGGACTACAGGCCCAACTACGAGCTCGACCCGTTAACGCGGGCAATGATTCGATGCTTTGCGAAACGGAGAAGGCACTTCCGTCACGTGGCGGCCACTGGGCGGCGTCCAGAGATTTGA